From Solwaraspora sp. WMMD792, a single genomic window includes:
- the deoC gene encoding deoxyribose-phosphate aldolase: MAAVSTPAPARHDLAEVGRNAATLRSFLHGLPGVDEVGARQRAATLGTRSIKTTAKAWAIDLAVRMVDLTTLEGADTPGKVRALCAKARRPDPTDPDCPPVAAVCVYPSMVPTAAEALTGSGVHLASVATAFPSGQAPLEVKLADTRAAVAAGADEIDMVINRGAFLAGRYEQVYAEIVAVKQACGDAHLKVILETGELATYDNVRRASWLAMLAGGDFIKTSTGKVPVAATLPVTLIMLEAVRDFYAATGRRIGVKPAGGIRTTKDAIKYLVLVNETAGDEWLTPDLFRFGASTLLNDLLMQRSKLHTGVYSGPDYVTLD, encoded by the coding sequence GAGCACCCCGGCACCCGCGCGCCACGATCTGGCCGAGGTGGGGCGGAACGCGGCAACCCTGCGTAGCTTCCTGCACGGGCTGCCCGGCGTCGATGAGGTCGGCGCGCGGCAGCGGGCCGCGACGCTCGGCACCCGGTCGATCAAGACGACGGCCAAGGCGTGGGCGATCGACCTGGCCGTCCGGATGGTCGATCTGACCACCCTCGAAGGCGCCGACACCCCCGGCAAGGTACGCGCGTTGTGCGCCAAGGCCCGCCGCCCCGACCCGACCGACCCGGACTGCCCACCGGTCGCCGCGGTCTGCGTCTACCCGTCGATGGTGCCGACCGCCGCCGAGGCGCTCACCGGCTCCGGCGTGCACCTGGCCAGCGTGGCCACCGCCTTCCCGTCCGGGCAGGCGCCGCTGGAGGTGAAGCTGGCCGACACCCGGGCGGCAGTCGCCGCCGGCGCCGACGAGATCGACATGGTGATCAACCGGGGGGCGTTCCTCGCCGGCCGCTACGAGCAGGTGTACGCCGAGATCGTCGCGGTCAAGCAGGCCTGCGGCGACGCCCATCTCAAGGTCATCCTGGAGACCGGGGAGCTGGCCACCTACGACAACGTGCGCCGCGCCTCCTGGCTGGCGATGCTGGCCGGCGGCGACTTCATCAAGACCTCCACCGGCAAGGTGCCGGTCGCCGCGACCCTGCCCGTCACCCTGATCATGCTGGAGGCGGTACGGGACTTCTACGCCGCCACCGGGCGGCGGATCGGCGTCAAGCCGGCCGGCGGCATCCGCACCACCAAGGACGCGATCAAGTACCTGGTGCTGGTCAACGAGACCGCCGGCGACGAGTGGCTCACCCCCGACCTGTTCCGGTTCGGCGCTTCCACCCTGCTCAACGACCTGCTGATGCAGCGGTCGAAGCTGCACACCGGGGTCTACTCCGGTCCCGACTACGTCACCCTGGACTGA